In Streptomyces sannanensis, the DNA window GGGGGCTGTCGGGATCGGGCCGTCCACGACCGGGCTCCGCGCTCCGGGCTTCGGCGCCGGGCGGCAGCAAGGGAGCCGCGGCGGCGGTCGGCGTCCCGATCACGCCGGCGGCCACGGCTCCGGCGCCCACCAGCCCTGCGTTGCGCAGAAGCGATCGGCGGCTGGTGCCCAGTTGTGGGCCGTCAGGCTTGTGGTGCGGGCTGCACATGTACGTCTCCGTATCTCCGGGATGAGCACGCACACCGTAGGTTTCGTGCACGGAGTAAACGGGAGTGGTTGCGTCGACGTCTGCGGAAGATCACATGAACAGCAGCGCGGGAAGCCGACGAATGGTGTGATTGGGCCGGTCGCGGTCGAGAGGTGCCTTGGGAATCCCGGTCGCGGCCTTTACGCCGAAGGGCTCGAGTACGGCTGCCGGAGGACTGGCTGCGACCAGCCGGTTCTTGGTGACCCGCAGGCAGCGCGCGGCGTCGCTTGTCGTCACCGCGGCTGCCACGCTGAACCCGTTGACGGTATGCGAGGGAGGCAATCGTGGTGCCTGGCAAGAATCGGACGAAAGGCGGCACGCCGAAGGCCGGGGACGGCCCCGGCCGCCTGTCCTCGGCTGCGTACGAGAAAGAGCTGTTGCGTCTCCAGATCGAGCTGGTCAAGCTCCAGGAGTGGGTACGGGCCACAGGCGAGCGGCTCGTGGTCCTCTTCGAGGGCCGCGACGCGGCCGGCAAGGGCGGCACGATCAAACGGGTCACCGAGCACCTCAACCCGCGCATCGCCCGCATCGTCGCCCTGCCGGTGCCGACCGAGCGCGAGCGCACCCAGTGGTACTTCCAGCGCTACGCCGAGCAGCTCCCGGCCGGGGGAGAGATCGTGCTGTTCGACCGCAGCTGGTACAACCGGGCCGGCGTCGAGCACGTCATGGGCTTCTGCACCCCGGATGAATACCGGCGCTTTCTTCATCAATGTCCCATCTTCGAGCGGATGCTCACCGAGGACGGGATCCTGCTGCGCAAGTACTGGTTCTCGGTGAGTGACGCCGAGCAGGAGCGCCGGTTCCGCAAGCGGCTCAGCGACCCGACACGGCGCTGGAAGCTCTCCGCGATGGACGTGGAGTCCTTCACCCGCTGGGAGGCGTACTCCCGGGCGAAGGACGAGATGTTCGTGCACACCGACATCACCGAGGCGCCCTGGTACGTCGTGGAGAGCGACGACAAGCGCGCAGCGCGCATCAACATGATCGCCCACCTGCTGTCGACCGTCCCGTACGGCCAGGTCGAGCCACCGCTGGTGCAGCTGCCGCCGCGGCCTTCGTCGACGGGATACCAGCGGCCCCCCAGGGACCTCCAGTCGTACGTGCCCGACTATGCGGCCACGCTGCTGGACCGGTCCCCGCCCGGTGCGGCACACCCTCAAGGGTGAGGGGAAATGTCAGCGGGTGGTGAGCACCATCCGGAAGCGGGCCGCGCCGGAGAGCATCCGCTGGTACGCCTCTGCGGCCTGGCCCAGCGGCACAGTCTCGGTCATCGGGCGGATCCCGTGGAGGGCGCTGAACGCCAAGGTGTCCTGGATGTCCTGCGCGGTGCCGGACGGGTGGCCGCGGATGATCTTACCGGCCATGAGGAGCTGGACCGGGCTGATTCCCAGTGGTTCGGTGTCCGCGCCGATGACCACCAGCTCGCCGCGGTGGGACAGCCCGTCCACGGTCGCCGTGATGGCATGGGAGTTGGCCGCGGTGGCCAGGACGACCCGTGCGCCGCCGAGGGACTGCAGCGCGTCTGCGACAGGGGTGGCGGTAGTGCTGTCGATGTAGTGGTGCGCGCCGAGTTGCTTGGCGAAGTCGGCTTTGTCGGCTCCGCGGGCGATGGCCACGGTTTCGAAGCCCATGGCGACCGCGTATCTCACCCCCAGGTGGCCCAGGCCACCGATGCCGAGGACGGCGACCAGGTCGCCCGGCTGCGCTGAGCTGCGCCGCAGTCCGTTGTACGTGGTCACGCCGGCGCAGGCGATGGGTGCCGCATCGGTCGGTGCCAGCGAGTCGGGAATCCGGGCCAGGGCGTCTGTCGGCACGACCACTGTCTCGGCGAAACCGCCGTCGTACGCCCATCCCGGAACCTTGAGGTTCGGGCACACGATGAAGTCGCCCTGTCTGCACGGCGTGCAGTGGTGGCAGCTTCCGCCGAACCAGCCGATCGCCACCCGGTCGCCCAACCGCCAGTCGCTGTGTGTCCCCTCGCCGAGTTCCTCGATGCGTCCGGCGATCTCATGCCCGGGTACCAGCGGAAACCGGACGCCCGGCAGCATGGCGTCCACGAACAGGGCGTCGCTGTGGCAGATTCCGCATGCGTCCACAGCGACCCGTACATGGCCGGGACCCGGCTGTGGTACCTCACGCTCGACGATCTCGAACGGCCCGCCTGTGGCGGCCACCTGCGCGACTCGATAGCTGCTCATCCAGATCTCTCCCGTGTGCCGGCCTCGGCCTGTCGACGACCAGCAGATCAGCTCCGGCCGGATCGCGCGCGCCGAAACGGGCTCGGGCCCCCGCAACGTGCACGAGCGCGGCCGCACGACCTGGGGTTGGCCTACGCTCGTCCCTGTGCGACCCACTGCGGCGGTTGTCACGCGCACTGGTAGTGAGCTTCTGCCATGCGCGCCGGACGTGTCCGGGAGATCCTGGCCGGGGAACAGGTGGGCCACACGGAGTCGGATCGGCATGGTCCACCGAGTGGGCCGGTATCACGTCGGCATGGTGGTCCTGGCTGCCCGAGCCGACGCATGGCGTCGCAGGACTGGTCCGCGCGGAGCCCCCGGCCGAGTACGGGTCCCGTATGACGAAAGGACGTACCCATGACCACGGACGCCCATCCCGGCCCGCTGCGCGTGCTCGTCTTCGGCGCCGCACTGCGGGCCGGATCGGCCAACGCCCGCCTCGCGTCCCTCGTGGTTCGGCTGATCTCCGACACCGGCGCCACCGTCGACCACGCTGCCATGCACGACTTCGACATGCCGTTGTACGACGGCGACGTGGAGGCCGCCACAGGACTGCCGAACGGCGCCCTCGCGCTGCGTGACCGGATCGAACAGTCCGATGCCTTCGTCATCTCGTCCCCCGAGTACAACGGCTCCGTGCCGGGCGTACTGAAGAACGCGATCGACTGGGTCTCACGTGTACGGCCGCAGCCGTTCAGGACCAAGCACGCGTTGCTTGTCTCCGCCTCGCCGTCCTTGATCGGTGGCAACCGAGGGCTGTGGGCGCTGAGAGTCCCCTTGGAACACCTCGGTACTCGCGTCTATCCGGACATGTTCAGCCTTGCCAATTGCTACCAGGCATTCGCGGAGGACGGAACGCTGATCGACCCGGGGTTGCGGCAACGCCTCACCGAAACCGTGACCGCGTTCCTCAGCCTCGTCGAAGCCGATGTGCGATACGTCTGTCTGGAGCGCCGGTGGTACGAATTCCTGGGAGACCGCACCGAGGCGCCCATCACCCAACGGGCCGAGGGGTGAGCCCGGCCGTGAGGCCCCCGGCGTCGCGGCCGGGGGCCGACCACGTATGAGAGCTCAGTTTGAACTCGGTACTCCGAAATCGTAATATCCGGAATCGTGAAGTCCGATTCCGTTCCCATGGTGCCCTCGGCCCTGCTTGCCCTGCAGCGTGCCACGCACACCACGCTGCACGTGCTTGCCGCCGAGCTCGTCGATCTGGACCTGACCGCCTCCGAGATCAACGCGCTGGCCAACCTCGCCGACGGCAACGGCCGCACGGTGTCCCAGCTGGGCGCCGCCGTCGGCGCGCGCCCCACCACGCTGACCAGCGTGCTCGACCGGCTGGAGCGTCGCGGCCACATCACCCGCGGCACCCGCGCCGGCGACCGCCGATCCGTGCTCGTCGAACTGACGCCCTCCGGACGGCTGACGGCCGCCACGATCAGGCAGACCCTCAGCGAGCTGGAGCAACGTGTCCTGGCCGGGGTGTCCCCCGAGGCGGTCGAGGGTTTCCGCACGGTCCTGGAAGCAATGACGAAGGTAAGCGCATGACCATCCACCACCCCAGTCCTCACTCCACCCATGACGCGTCCGGTGACGACCGGTCGCCCTTCGCCGCGCTGATGGCCCAGGTGATGGCCGACGCCGAACGGTTCGGCCACCGCCAGCACATCCACCTCACCTGGCTCGCGATCCGGCAGTACGGCACCACCGCGGCGATCGATCTGGTCAGCGACGGCATCCAGGCCACCGCCCGCCGCGCAGGAGTGCCACAGAAGTACAACGTCACTGTCAGCCGCGCCTGGGTCGAACTCGTGGGGCACCACGTCGCCGCATCCGACAGCGCCGACTTCGACGCCTTCGCCGACCAGCACCCGGACCTGCTCGACAAGCAGCTGCTGAGCCGGTTCTACCGCCCTGAGACGCTGTCCGGTGCGTCAGCCCGCGTCGGCTGGGTCGAACCCGACCTCGTCCCGTTCCCCTGGCAGTCCGTCAGCAGCTGACCGCCGTGCCCGATCGCGTCGGGCCTACAGCAGGGTCTGGTACACCTGCTGCACGTTGTTCCGGACGGGTGGGCGGTGCCGGGCCGCCGGCCCGACGGCGAAGGCTCTCAACAGGTTCTCCGTGGTACGGGTGACGAACGCGCCCGTACGGGCGTCCATCCCGTGGTTGCGTCCGTTGTCGTGGGTGCCCGCCATGAGGCCCTCCACCCAGCGCATTGTTCCGCTCGCGAAGACGCCCGCACCGCTGGGCACGGTGTAGTACGCCGAGTCGCTGTGACTCATGCGGCCGTTGCACACGACGGGGGAGTGCGCGACGATCTCGATGTCCTCGGGGCCGGGCATGCCCGGAAAAACCCGGTCGTACTCCACGCCCACCAGATGCTCGAACGTGTCGCCCGACCGGACGCCGGTTCTCTCGAACAGCCAGTGGTCGGGCGTGTGGACGACATACGGCGCGTCCACCGGATATCCCTCGTACAGCACCCCGGTGAGACCCGATTCGGGGTCGGGTGCGGGGGCCGCGCGGAAGTCGGTGGTGACCAGGGCCGGACGACGTGGGTAGTACGGGTCGGACGTGTAGGAGCTCTTATAGCAGACCACAGTGTGATCGGGGGAGTCGTGCCCCTGCTCCAGCCGGACTCGCCGGTAGCACGTATTGGCGCCCATGATGGCGAGATTGGTGCCGGCGTCCCGTGCCTTGGTGATGTGCTCCCGCTGTTGCGGGGTCCAGTACTCGTCGTGCCCCAGCACGACCACCGTCGTCGCGCCGCGCAGGACGCGGGGGTCGCGGTGGACGTCCATGCCGGTGGTGTAGGCGAGCGGGATACCGAGGCGCTCGGCCAGTGCCACCGCTGCCCGCTCGTAGACCATGAACTTCTCCGCGCCGTTGCGGTCGTAGGGCCTGTCGAAGCTGACCACGAGCGACCTCGAGCCGTATGTGCCGTCCGATCCCTCGTAGAGGTTGTAGCCGCCCCATCGGTTGTACGCCTGCCAGGTGGCGGGCGCGGACATCAGTACCGTGCGGCCGGCGCCGTGCGCTGAGCGGACGATCAACGGCACGTACCGCTGATGACCGCTCTCCGCGTCCAGGCGCAGCAGGTACGCGCCTTCCGGCCAGCCCTGCGTGCCGACGGTGAGAGTACGTTTCCAGTGGGCACGCACCGTACGCGTCGCCCCCTCCAGGCGGGGAGCGCCCTGGGCGCGTCCCGGCACCCGCTCGGAACGCCACACCAGCCGTGCCTGCACGCCGCCGTACCAGCCCATGCGGTAGGCGGAGACGCGGAAGCCGGGTGCGGTGGTCGACACGTGCAGCCCGAAGGACTCACCAGGCAGCACGCTCACCTGATCGGCGTACCCCGCGACGGCCTCTGGAGGCCCCTGCGAGCGAATCCGCCAGTCGTCGGCGCCCGGCAGTTCCGTTTCGTTCTCCGCCCGCCCTGTGCTCTCTGCGGGCCGAGGGCGCGCCGTGTGCTGCTCGCACGCGGTGGCTGCCGCGTTCGTGACACCTATTGCCGCGCACGCGCACAGAAAGCGCCTGCGGTTCCACTTCGCTCGGTTCTTGCCGTCCAAGCCGCCTCCCTGCGTCGGTGCGCACAGCACGCGTCATGTGGAGTACAGGGTCGACTCACCGTAACGGCCGCCTCGGCCGAACAGCCACCGGAATGCCCCCTGGCCCGGCCGAAGCGGTCGGGCCAGGGCAGCGTGGACCCCCTCCTCGCGCCCAGCGCTCCCGTGGACGGCTTTCCCGGCCCGGGGCGGTGTGCGGACCCTCGTCGTACAGTGCGCCCGACGTGACGACCGCGACCGTGGCCAGGGCCCACAACCAGTGTCGCGCGCGACGGGCGGCGGCGTCGGTTGTCGGGCCGCTGCGGGGAGCGTGCGATGAGGCCGGCACGCTCCCGCAGGCCCGGTTACAGGTCGAACTCGTGCGGCGGCAGGTCCAGGGTGTAGCAGGCTTCGCGGACGACGGCCTGTTCGGTCTTGTCGAAGTCGCCGTCTGCGCCGCCGATGACGATGCCGATCTGGATGACGGCGCGGGCCTCGGCCGGCTTCTTCTTGGCCTTGGCGATTTCCTGGAGGACGCTGACCTTGCCGAAGTCGAAGTCGGCGGTCAGCTTGTCGAGGTTGCTGTCGAAGCGGCGCTGGAGGTCTTCGGCGGGAAAGTTCTGCAGGACCTCGTTGGTGGCGATGAGCTGGGCGACACGGCGCCGCTCGGAGGGATCGACGGTGCCGTCGGCGGCGGCGACGAGGGCACACATGGCCATGCTCGCGTCGCGGAAGGCGCCGCTCTTGAGGTCGTTCTTCTTGGCCACGAGCTGTGTTTGCATCGTCGACGCGGATTCCTTGATGCGGTCCCACAGAGCCATGGTGCTTCTCCTCGGAGTGCGGTGGGTGGTAGTTGAAGTCGTCTGCCCGCAGGCCCGGGCCATGTGACGCCCCGGGCCGGCAGGCGGTTGTCCGTCAGACGTTGACGCCGAAGTCGGAGGCGATGCCGGCGAGTCCGGAGGCATAGCCTTGACCGACTGCTCGGAACTTCCAGTCGGCGCCGTTGCGGTAGAGCTCGCCGAAGACCATGGCGGTTTCGGTGGAGGCGTCCTCGGAGAGGTCGTAGCGGGCCAGTTCGGTGCCGCCGGTCTGGTTGACCACGCGGATGAAGGCGTTGCGGACCTGGCCGAAGCTCTGCCCGCGGGCATCGGCCTCGTGAATCGAGACGGGGAACACGATCCTGGTGACATCGGCCGGTACGGCGGCGAGGTTCACCTTGATGGACTCGTCGTCTCCCTCTCCCTCGCCGGTGAGGTTGTCGCCCGTGTGCTCGACCGAGCCGTCGGGGCTCGTGAGGTTGTTGTAGAAGACGAAGTGCCGGTCGGAGACGACCTTTCCGGAGTCGCCCAGGAGCAGCGCGCTGGCGTCGAGGTCGAAGTCCGCGCCGGAGGTGGTGCGCACGTCCCAGCCGAGCCCCACGAGCACGGCGCTCAGACCGGGGGCCTCCTTGCTCAGTGAAACATTGCCGCCCTTGGCGAGGCTCACACTCATGCTGTCTCCCTCTGTCGGAGGTCGCGGGCGCCTGCGCGCCAGTAACTCGATCATTACCAGAAAATCTACAGCACTGTAGAGAATGGCGGGGCGGGGCCCGACGACTCAGTACGATGGGGTCGCACAACGGGCGGGCGAACGTGAAGGGAAACGGAGTTGAGTAACCAGGAAACTGCCGGCTCGCTCCCTGGGGGCGGCATCCGTAGACGGGGACAGGGTGAACTCGAGGCGCAGGTGCTGTCCGTGCTGCGGGACGCGCCCGGCCCGGTGACCGCGGTTTGGGTGCAGGCGCAGCTGCCCGGCCACCTCGCGTACACCACCGTCATGACGATCCTTACCCGGTTGCGGGCCAAGAACGCCGTCACGCGGGAGCGGGAAGGCCGGTCCTTCGTCTGGCGGGCGACATCCGACCAGGCGGGCCTGGCCGCGCTGCGGATGCGACGGGTCCTGGACGGCGAGTGCGATCGGGAAGCGGTGCTGGCCAGTTTCGTCACATCGCTCTCCCCCGAGGACGAACGACTGCTGCGCGGTCTGCTCAGCCATACGAGCGACGATCCGGAGGAGTGACCGGGTGGGCGTCTTCGTCTTCCTGCCGCTGGTGCTGCCCTTGACGGCATGGCCGATCGCGCGCCTCGCCGAGCAGCACCTGCATCCGGTCACCGCGACCCGGCTCCTGGCAGGTGTGAGCGCGCTGATGGCCCTGTCCAGCACCGTGTGCCTGGCGTTGATCATGGTGGTCGGAACCGCCCAACTGCCGGGCAATCCGCTGCCGGACAGCTGGTCCGATCCGGAGGTGCGCAAAGCGGTCCCGTACGACGAGGTCGTCGGCATCATCGCGATTCCGGCTCTGGCCGTCGTGGCCGCTAGCTGCGTCTGGACTGTCTGGCGTCACCACCGGGTGCGGCGCAGCGCCGTACGGGCTCTGGCGGGGATTCGGCCGTCACCGGTCGCGGTGCTGCCCGACGAGTCGCCGTACGCGTATGCGCTGCCGGGCAGGCGGGGGCGGATCGTGGTGTCCACGGCGATGCTGGCCTGCCTCGATTCCGGGGAGCGCAGGGCGCTGTTCGCCCATGAACGTGTCCATCTGACGGCCTCCCATCACCGCTACCTCCTGGCCGCACAACTTGCCGCGCGGGCCAACCCGTTCCTGCGGCCCCTGTGTACCGCCGTCGCCTACGGGGCGGAGCGCTGGGCGGACGAGGAGGCGGCCCGGGTGATCGGGAACCGGCGGGTGATGGCGCGTGCGGTCGGCAAGGCCGCCCTGGTCTCACGGGGTACGCCTTCGCCGGCACTGGCCGGTTTTGCTGCCGGTCCCGTGCCCCGGCGCGTGGCCGCCCTGCTCGGTCCCATGCCCCCGGCCCGGTCGTGGCCGTCCGCCTTCACCGTGGCGGGCGTTGCCGTCTGGACGGCTGCGGCCGGTGCGACGGCGTCCGCTCTGTCGTCGGCGAACTCGGCTGTGGCGCTCTTCCTCGTCCTCAAGGCGGCGACACCGCTCTGAGCGGATCGAAGGACCTACGACCGGCAGGCGGGAGCGGCGAGTCCGCCGTGCCGGACGGTGGTGATCGGGCTGTGACGATCAGCGGCGTGCCCGGATACGTTCCAGGGCGGCCACACCCACGGCGGCGAGGGCGATCTGGATGCCCCACTCGACCCAGTCGATGCCCTTGGTGTCCGCGACGCCGAGGGCGGACGCGATGCCGCTGCCGATGAGGGCGGCGACGATGCCGACGGCGATCGTCCACAGGATGCCTATGCGCTGTCGGCCGGGGAGGGCGAGCCGTCCGAGCACGCCGATGACGGCGCCGATCACTATTGCGCTGAAGATGCCGGAGATTTCCATGACGCCCCTTCCGGTGTGTTCTGAACTGCGTATGCCCGCCTGGGCGTTACACATTCGCGAATGACGGGTTCTCCGCCGCACCGGCCTTTGTGGGCGGGCCGTCAGGGCCGGAGGGGACCGGCCCTGACGTCACGGGGGAGTGCGGCGGTCAGCCCTCGTCGCCTTCGTCCTCGTCCTCGAATGCGTCGCCGATCTCGTCGATGACCTCGGCTGCGACCATGCCGCCGACGACTCCGACGGCGAGACCGGCCGCGCCCGCGGCGATGGCGGTACCCATGCCCGGTCCGGAGTGGTGGTGCCCGCCATGGCCGTGACCGGACGCGTACGGGTCGCCGTGGCCGTACGAGCCGTGGGTTCCGTAGGAGGAGCGGTGCTCGACGAGTTGGCGCATCCAGCTGTCGACTTCGGCGTTCCAGTCGCGCTGGTGAACGTCGTGGTGGCTCACGGTGAAACGGGTGAGCGCGTCGTGGCCGCCGGAGAACAGGCCGCCACGCTTGTCCGCCTCCAGGACGACCTCCATGCCGCCCGGGGTGGCGAGGAAGGTCACCTCGATCTCGTTGATCGCGTGCGCGTACTGCGGAGCGGGAGTGAGCTCGATCTCCTGGTAGAAGGGGAGCTGCTGGCCGGAGCCGCCGATACGGCCGTACTCGAGGTCGGCCGACTTGAAACCGAAACCGAGTTGCCCGAACGCCTCCAGGATCGCTTCCTGTACCGGCAGGGGGCGTACCGCGAGCGGGTCGAGGTCGCCCTTGTCCTTGGCGGCGGCCACTCCGAGCTCCGTGCGTACGCCGAGCACGATGCCGAGCGGCTGGCCGTACAGTTCGGTGACCGGGGTCTCCCACGGGAGCGCCACCGAGAACGGCAGGCTGCGCTGCTCGCCCTCAGTGAGGCGGAAGCCGCCGCCGACGGTGAACCGGTCGAAGACGACGACGCCTTGGTGTTCGCCGCCTTCCAACTCGGCCTCGACGCGGGCGACCAGCTCCAGCGTGATGTGCTCGATGCCGAAGTCGGCGTTGCCGCCCTTGAGATGGACGTCGCCGGTGAGGCTGCCGCCGGGCAGGACAGCCCCGGGGGCGAGGACCGTGTCCACGGCCGGGCCGCCGACGCCGATCGAGCCGAGCAGTCGTTTGAACACCATCGTGGCGTTCACTCCTTCGTGGTGCGCGCGGTTCTGTGTGGTGGTTCTGTGGAGCGGCAAGGAAGTTCCTTACCGCCGGGCGTTGTCTACACGCATGTAGAGCATAGGGAATGAGGGGCCGGAAGGTGTCCCGCCATCCCTCGAAGCGGACTGACCAGGAGTTTTACTCGGGCCTCCACATCAAGGACGCCCTCGGCGCCGCCGACCGCACCCGGCCCTTCCCCCGCGCCGCGCTGCACCCGATCGCCGAGGTCACCCTCGACACACCCCTGGACGACACCATGACAGCCATGCGAGCGGCCGGAACCCACCTCGCCGCCGTCACCGGCAACAAGGGCACGGTCATCGGCTTCGTCACCATGGAAGATGTCCTGGAGGAACTCGTCGGCCCGACCTCCGACGCCGCCGCCTGACACGCCCGGCCCGCAATGGCCGGCACCCGACGAGGGGGCCGGCCATTGCCGTACTGCGCGACGGAGCGGTAGCGGTCGGTGACTCGGCCCGGATGATCTACAGGGCTGTAGAGTGACAGCTGTGGCCGAGGGTGTGAATCGGTCCGCCAACACCCGGACAGGGCCCAAGGGTTCAGGCGGCAGGCGGAGTGACTCCCGCCGATCCTGCCTAAGATCACACCTTGCAAGAACATGATCCGCAGCGCGCATTGAGGAAAGAGCATGACGGACGCCACGGCCCAGGTGCCGCAGCTGCGCCACACCTTGGCCTGCCGATGCCGCGCGATCACCGAGGCGCGCTGGTTCGCCGTAGCGGTCTTCGCTCTTATCCTCGCCAACGCCGCCGTCCTCGGTGTCGAGACCTACACCGGAGTCGTCGACCAATGGCGCGGCGCGCTGCGCGTCGTCGAGCACAGCTTCCTCGTGGCCTTCACTGTGGAGATGCTGCTGCGCGCCGGCGCCCATGCCGACCGGCCCAAGGACTTCTTCCGCGACCCGTGGAACCTCTTCGACCTGGCCGTCGTGCTCGCCGCCTTCCTTCCGCTCGTCCGTGAGAACAGCACCGTCCTGCGGCTGCTCCGGCTGGCCCGGGTCCTGCGTTCCGCCCGCTTCCTGCCGCAGCTGCGCATCGTCATGGTCGCGATCGGCCGAAGTCTGCCCGGGACCGTCAGCTTCCTGCTCGTCGGTGCCCTGCTTCTCTATGTGTACGCGATGATCGGCTGGGTCTTCTTCGCCGCCCACGATCCGCAGCACTTCGGCTCCATCGGCCGGGCCGTCCTCACGCTCTTCCTCCTCATGACCCTGGACGGGCTGGGGGACTCCGTACGCGCCGGCCTGGAGATATCGCGCTGGAGCATCGTCTACTACGCCTCGTACGTACTTCTCGCCTCGTTCGTGCTCGTCAACGTACTCGTCGGCGTCGTCATCAACTCCCTCGAGGAGGCCAAGGAGATGGAGGAGGAGCAGGCCGCTGCCTCCCCGGAACACTCCACGTCGTCAGACGTCGGGCGCGAAGACATCAGGGCGCGGCTGGCCGCGACGCGAAGAGCCCTGGACGAGCTCGAGGCCGGTCTCAGCAGTCTTGAGGAGGCCCGTCGATGACGCGGCATCAACCGGGGCGAAGGTACGGTGCGACCGGCCCGGCTGCGGGTGCTCCACGCTATGGCTCCGGTCACCGGCCAAGGCCGCAGCCGAGGGCTTCGAGCAACCCACGCTCGCGCCGGGCGCTCAGACCGGCACGTCTTGCCCGGTCCAGACCCTGCTCACGTTCCCAGAGCAGGGCGTCGGCCAGTAGCTCCGCCCGGGGCCGGTGACGGAGTCCCGCAGCGCGCGCCGCGGACCCGTTCCGGGCCGACCATCCTTCCCAGCCCTGCTCGACCAGCCACATCGGCAGCGACTCGGGTCCCATGTACTCGGCCACGCCGTTCGCGAGCAGCCATGCCCAGGCGGGTTCGCCGACAGTGGATCCGGCGTGGAACGCCCGAGGTGCGGGGAACCGAGCGCACTGATTCGCTGAGTGAGGGGCAGTCCACAGCGAGGACCTCACAGGAGCAGCGATGGACATCACAGGCGGACCCGGCAGCCACGCCAAGGAAATGCGTGCGCATGCGCAAGAACTCGAACAAGCCGCGGAAAGCGCTGCCGATCCCAAGGAGAGGAGGCGCCTGATGGAAGAAGCACGCAAGCTGCTCAACGACAGCGAACAGGAGAGCGCCATGGCTGCGGGAGACATC includes these proteins:
- a CDS encoding ion transporter translates to MTDATAQVPQLRHTLACRCRAITEARWFAVAVFALILANAAVLGVETYTGVVDQWRGALRVVEHSFLVAFTVEMLLRAGAHADRPKDFFRDPWNLFDLAVVLAAFLPLVRENSTVLRLLRLARVLRSARFLPQLRIVMVAIGRSLPGTVSFLLVGALLLYVYAMIGWVFFAAHDPQHFGSIGRAVLTLFLLMTLDGLGDSVRAGLEISRWSIVYYASYVLLASFVLVNVLVGVVINSLEEAKEMEEEQAAASPEHSTSSDVGREDIRARLAATRRALDELEAGLSSLEEARR
- a CDS encoding DUF6381 family protein — encoded protein: MDITGGPGSHAKEMRAHAQELEQAAESAADPKERRRLMEEARKLLNDSEQESAMAAGDIYPQD